Proteins from a single region of Streptomyces sp. HUAS 15-9:
- a CDS encoding MFS transporter — MLCGVSFLQDAASELLYPILPIFLTTVLGAPPAVVGAIEGLAEGAASVTKVASGRLADRFARRPLIGAGYGLAALGKLLIALATVWPLVLVARVVDRLGKGVRGAPRDALLVDGVPHRQRGRVFGLHRAADTAGAVVGPLAGLALYEGLDHRLRPLFWVAVIPAVASVALVAVVRDPGRENGASAKAVRTRWRALPRPYWRVLAALIAFNLINFPDALLLLRAHELGLSTAGVVGAYAVYNLAYAALSYPAGALSDRLPRPLVFAAGLVFFAVGYLGLGLIHAPWLVFVVLPLYGGFAACTDGVGKAWISTLVPDRQQGTAQGLYQGATGAAVLFAGLWAGLAWGPDGHAPLLISGAVALVLAAALSVLGRNRQANG; from the coding sequence GTGCTGTGCGGGGTCTCATTCCTTCAGGACGCCGCCAGTGAGCTCCTCTATCCGATCCTGCCGATCTTCCTGACCACCGTGCTCGGCGCCCCGCCCGCCGTGGTCGGCGCGATCGAAGGTCTCGCTGAGGGCGCCGCGTCGGTCACCAAGGTCGCCTCGGGGCGCCTGGCCGACCGATTCGCCCGCCGCCCGCTGATCGGAGCCGGATACGGGCTGGCCGCCCTGGGGAAGCTGCTCATCGCCCTTGCCACTGTGTGGCCGTTGGTGCTGGTGGCGCGGGTGGTCGACCGGCTCGGCAAGGGGGTGCGGGGCGCCCCGCGCGATGCCCTCCTCGTCGACGGCGTGCCGCACCGGCAGCGCGGCAGGGTGTTCGGGCTGCACCGGGCGGCCGACACCGCCGGAGCCGTGGTCGGGCCGCTGGCGGGTCTCGCGCTGTACGAGGGCCTCGACCACCGTCTGCGGCCGTTGTTCTGGGTCGCGGTGATCCCGGCTGTCGCCTCGGTCGCCCTGGTCGCCGTGGTCCGCGACCCCGGCCGGGAGAACGGCGCTTCGGCGAAGGCCGTACGTACACGGTGGAGAGCTCTGCCCCGCCCGTACTGGCGCGTTCTGGCGGCGCTGATCGCCTTCAACCTGATCAATTTCCCCGACGCGCTGCTCCTGCTGCGCGCCCACGAGTTGGGCCTGTCCACGGCCGGAGTCGTCGGCGCCTACGCGGTCTACAACCTCGCTTACGCCGCCCTGTCCTACCCCGCCGGAGCCCTGTCCGACCGTTTGCCGCGCCCGCTCGTGTTCGCGGCGGGCCTGGTCTTCTTCGCCGTCGGATACCTGGGCCTCGGACTCATCCATGCGCCCTGGCTGGTCTTCGTCGTCCTGCCGCTGTACGGCGGATTCGCCGCCTGCACCGACGGGGTCGGCAAAGCCTGGATCTCCACCCTCGTTCCTGACCGCCAGCAGGGCACGGCCCAGGGCCTCTACCAGGGTGCCACCGGCGCCGCCGTCCTCTTCGCCGGGCTGTGGGCCGGGCTTGCCTGGGGTCCCGACGGGCATGCCCCGCTTCTGATTTCCGGCGCTGTTGCCCTCGTCCTGGCCGCCGCGCTGTCCGTCCTCGGCCGCAACCGGCAAGCCAACGGCTGA
- a CDS encoding sialidase family protein, whose amino-acid sequence MATAATLLLVATVGSSAASSDSQPVHLVSPTDPYAACDISGDGTGTNYLSAEDEPYVTASPRDPHNAVGIFQQDRWSNGGARGLTATYTHDGRHFTETPLPFSHCAPGGLNYQRASDGWVSTGPDGTVYASGLVFDATDARNGVAASTSYDGGRTWKHTTPLIDDTQAQFTDDKNAVTADPFHPGVAYQVWDRIDEDDSTKVYDGPAYISITRDGGRHWTKARPFVDTSVVPHSQTIGNVIVVDPRTDTLYDVFDWQTYDIDYATGTFTPTDLHFAMVKSTDQGRTWSKPVTIAKDTSVPEVDPNAPTDASKALRAGGDLPNVAIDPRTGELYVAYEGSDFSSGGYNSVELIHSTDGGRTWSAPKRVNTVASAPAFTPSISVDARGTVAITYYDLRYLTASNATTLPTAAWLVTFRRGAESRATERRISRVFDWLQAPYAGGHFLGDYEGLATDGRSAVRPLFVETNANAAQDSTDAYSGLFHTGTQNGPFVEATATAPARTAGTLGARPHRLVR is encoded by the coding sequence GTGGCCACCGCCGCTACGTTACTGCTCGTCGCCACAGTGGGCAGTTCCGCAGCCTCGAGCGACAGCCAGCCGGTCCACCTGGTCTCACCCACCGACCCTTACGCCGCCTGCGACATCAGCGGCGACGGGACCGGCACCAACTACCTGTCCGCAGAGGACGAACCGTACGTCACCGCAAGCCCCCGCGACCCGCACAACGCGGTCGGCATCTTCCAGCAGGACCGCTGGTCCAACGGCGGCGCCCGGGGTCTGACCGCGACATACACCCATGACGGGCGGCACTTCACCGAGACGCCGCTGCCGTTCTCGCACTGCGCGCCGGGCGGGCTCAACTACCAGCGGGCCTCCGATGGCTGGGTGAGTACCGGCCCTGACGGCACGGTCTACGCCAGCGGTCTGGTGTTCGACGCCACCGACGCACGGAACGGAGTGGCCGCCTCGACGTCGTACGACGGCGGACGCACCTGGAAGCACACCACCCCCCTGATCGACGACACACAGGCCCAGTTCACCGACGACAAGAACGCCGTCACCGCCGACCCCTTCCACCCCGGCGTCGCCTACCAGGTCTGGGACCGCATCGACGAGGACGACTCCACCAAGGTCTACGACGGACCCGCCTACATCTCCATCACCCGCGACGGCGGCCGGCACTGGACCAAGGCACGCCCGTTCGTGGACACCTCGGTCGTCCCGCACTCGCAGACCATCGGCAACGTCATCGTCGTCGACCCGCGCACCGACACCCTCTACGACGTCTTCGACTGGCAGACGTACGACATCGACTACGCGACCGGCACCTTCACGCCCACCGACCTGCATTTCGCCATGGTCAAGTCGACCGACCAGGGACGCACGTGGAGCAAGCCGGTCACCATCGCCAAGGACACGTCCGTACCCGAAGTCGATCCCAACGCCCCCACCGACGCGAGCAAAGCCCTGCGTGCGGGCGGCGACCTGCCGAACGTCGCCATCGACCCGCGCACCGGTGAGCTGTACGTCGCCTATGAGGGCTCGGACTTCAGCAGTGGCGGCTACAACTCCGTGGAACTGATCCACTCCACCGACGGCGGCCGCACCTGGTCGGCACCGAAGCGGGTCAATACTGTCGCCTCCGCACCTGCGTTCACGCCCTCCATCAGTGTGGACGCCCGTGGCACGGTCGCGATCACCTACTACGACCTGCGCTACCTCACCGCGAGCAACGCCACGACCCTGCCCACTGCCGCCTGGCTGGTCACCTTCCGCCGCGGTGCGGAAAGCCGTGCCACCGAGCGCCGTATCTCCCGCGTCTTCGACTGGCTCCAGGCCCCCTACGCCGGTGGCCACTTCCTCGGCGACTACGAGGGCCTCGCCACGGACGGCCGCTCCGCTGTACGGCCGCTGTTCGTCGAGACCAACGCCAACGCGGCGCAGGACTCCACCGACGCCTACAGCGGGCTGTTCCACACCGGCACGCAGAACGGACCCTTTGTCGAGGCCACGGCCACAGCCCCAGCGCGCACCGCAGGAACGCTGGGAGCCCGGCCGCACAGGCTCGTCCGATGA